The Prosthecobacter vanneervenii genome segment GCGACGCCGCCGGGTTCGTCGAAGCCGTTGCCGAGCTTGGGCTGCCAGGTGTCGCGGCTGTGATCCTGTTCGGGCTGGGGAATGAGGGTGAGCTTGGGATCGTACTGGCCGTCTTTGCCGCCGAGCTTGTAGATGACGAGATCGAGCGAGGGAACGATGTAGAGGCAGAAGCCACCGGCGCCGGATTTCCAGAAGGCGTCCTTGGGCACACCGGCGACGTGGCCGTCTTCGTTGTGCTCAAACTGGAGGGAGAAGGGCGTGTGCGGATTGTAGGGGCTCCAGGTCTGGCATTTTTTGATGTAGTCGGCAGGCACGAGCTGCTTGTCCTTCCACTTGCCGCCGTGGGCGAGGCAGTAGCCCATGCGCAGGGCATCGGTGGCATGCAGGGCGGTGCTGCCCGCGCCGTTGGCGTGGGGCATCACGTAGTCGCCACGGTGCAGGCAGTAGTCCCAGGCGCCCCAGCCCTGGGGCTTGGCGAGGCGGGTGTCGATGTAGTCCTTGAGCTCCATGCCGGTGACGTGGCGGAGCACGATGCTGGCGATGTGCGGGGAGGGAGAAGAGTAGGAGTAGCCTGCGCCGGGATCGATCCAGAGCGGGACATTGAGGGAGGACTTGTCGAGGTCACGGATGTTCTGGCCCGGCACGGGCTTGAGCGGGCGGGTTTTGGGATCGCCCTTCACATAGCCGCTGGGGGTCTGGCCTTCGCCCCAGTAGCCGGCGGTCATGCAGAGCAGTTGTCCCAGGTTGATGTCGGCTTTGCGCGGATCATTGAGGGGGAAGGCTTCGGGCAGGTACTGCTCGGTGAAGACCTTGGTATCGAGGCCCTGGGGGATCTTATCTTTGAACTCATGGAGCATGATGCCGCAGGCAATGCTGCAGAAGGCCTTGCCGGTGGAGGCCATGTCGGGATTGCAGTTGCGGCTGGCGCGGCCGAAGTACTTTTCAAAGACGAGGTAGCCTTTGTGCACGACGAGGAGGCCGCCGTGGGCGGTGGCGCGCTCGGAGAGAATATAGGCGGGCTCGATCTTGCTGAGGTCCATGCCGGCGAGATCGCGGCATTGCTTCTCCGTCTTGGCCTCGCGCCAGCCGCCTTCGCTGTCGGGCGGCGGGAAGTAGGTGTCTGCGGCGGCGGCGTGCAGAGATACAGCGGCGAGTGCGAGGGCGGTCAGGATGCGGGAGCTCATGGTGGTGCCGCACCATGAAATGCCCGGCGTGCTCTGGCGAGCGTGATTTTGACGGAGCCTGCAGAAAGCGCGGAGAGCCGGGCGTGCCGGGGCGCGCTACTCGGCGTGCGGGAGGTCCCAGGCTTTGAGCCAGCTGACGGCGGTGCGGGTGTAGCCTTTTTTGAGCAGGCGCTGCTCCATGTCTCCGAGGTGGGCGGCACCGTAGAAGATGGCGAGGTTCTTTTTGCCGATGGCGATCTCGTTGTCGAGGACGCGGAGTGCGAACTTGTTGCGCTCGCCGACGATGACGGTGCCGTCTCCGGATTCGATGCCTGCCATGATGTCCTCGACGGAGTCGAACTCGCGTGCGATCATGCGCTTGAGCTCGGTGCTGCTGTCTTTGACGGTGAAGACCTTGAGGAAGGAGGCGAAGCCGGAGGCGGTGGAGCTGCCGCCGCGTTTTTCATTGGCGGCCTCCTGGGCCTTCATGGCCTTGAGGTAGAGGGAGAAGAAGCTCTCCTGCTTGCGGGTCTGGGTGTCGGAGAACTGGGAGAGGTCCATGTCTGCATGGACGAAATTGGTGGCGCGGTAGTCGATGCCTTCGAGCTGGCCGTGGAGCTTGAGGGCGTCCCGCATCATGGTCTGGAGCTGGCCGACCCACTGGATTTTGGAGGCCTCCTGCTTCACCTCGGGATCATCGCGGTCTTCAAAGGCGGGACCGACGAGCTCATAGAGGACGGCGTCGTATTTTTTGAAGCGGAGATTGAGGCCTTCGAAGTAGGCCTTGTCCGCGATGTGGATGGCCCCGACGAGGTCCACCTTGACCTTTTGCGGAGATTCGTAGCTCATCACCGCCGTCTGGAGGCTGTCGGTTTTGGCCTCTTCGACAAAGCGGATGAAGTTGGTGGGCTCTTCCGCCGCTGCTGCGTGCAGCGTGGTGAAGGCCAGCACGGCAGGCAGCAGGAGGAGCTTTTTCATGGCCGGAGAGGCGGCGGGTGGAGAAGGGACGGACGGAGGGGCGAGACTGGTATAGACCGGGCTCAGCCCTGGGTGTTGAAGATACGGCCAAAAAAAGCCTTCATCTC includes the following:
- a CDS encoding serine hydrolase domain-containing protein produces the protein MSSRILTALALAAVSLHAAAADTYFPPPDSEGGWREAKTEKQCRDLAGMDLSKIEPAYILSERATAHGGLLVVHKGYLVFEKYFGRASRNCNPDMASTGKAFCSIACGIMLHEFKDKIPQGLDTKVFTEQYLPEAFPLNDPRKADINLGQLLCMTAGYWGEGQTPSGYVKGDPKTRPLKPVPGQNIRDLDKSSLNVPLWIDPGAGYSYSSPSPHIASIVLRHVTGMELKDYIDTRLAKPQGWGAWDYCLHRGDYVMPHANGAGSTALHATDALRMGYCLAHGGKWKDKQLVPADYIKKCQTWSPYNPHTPFSLQFEHNEDGHVAGVPKDAFWKSGAGGFCLYIVPSLDLVIYKLGGKDGQYDPKLTLIPQPEQDHSRDTWQPKLGNGFDEPGGVANLSRVLAAVCAAVRLD